From the Diospyros lotus cultivar Yz01 chromosome 13, ASM1463336v1, whole genome shotgun sequence genome, one window contains:
- the LOC127788406 gene encoding uncharacterized protein LOC127788406 isoform X2, giving the protein MSFQNTGFWMAKGTGCLNDGDMAYDNSSRIEPKRSHQWFMDGNETELFPNKKQAVEVPSHTSFSGFLNSNVSISPWGNTSGLNSTIGQVTERLFDPETARASNFDDGNIPSVGTDNDHVGRKAIEDSFGSDSPFGLSMCHTFEDPRSGLSYGGIRKVKVSQVKDCENFMSVSMGLAYNGDNGTVSTPHAYGKTDDNSISMGLSFNRDNANIISIADAYNRVDDNFISMGQSYVKGDDSTLSMGHVHKGSNNAISMSQSFSKGDGNISTMGETFNRQDDNNIPMGNSFKDSICEPLSKADNLFPSMGQTYRKGDSNSMSLGSLYNKLEDNAKPMGHTFDKVENSALSIGHSFGKGNSNIISFGGQDDDDINSSGRLICSYDLLMDQSSTQRPEALSEKCFVESNVNAIVSATKITSSMSETVSKEDQKASKKVHSNNFPSNVRSLLSTGMLDGVPVKYIAWSREELRGIIKGSGYLCGCHLCNFSKAINAYEFERHACCKTKHPNNHIYFENGKTIYGIVQELRNTPQDLLFEVIQTITGSSINQKAFRLWKESFLAATRELQRIYGKDEGKQFS; this is encoded by the exons ATG TCTTTCCAGAACACAGGCTTTTGGATGGCAAAGGGCACTGGGTGCTTAAATGATGGTGACATGGCCTATGATAACTCCTCCAGAATTGAGCCGAAGCGTTCTCATCAGTGGTTTATGGATGGAAATGAGACTGAGCTATTTCCAAACAAGAAACAAGCTGTGGAAGTTCCAAGCCACACTTCATTCTCTGGATTTCTAAATTCAAATGTTTCTATTTCTCCATGGGGAAATACTTCTGGTTTAAACTCTACCATTGGCCAAGTAACTGAACGTTTATTTGACCCTGAAACTGCTAGGGCCAGCAATTTTGATGATGGCAATATTCCATCAGTTGGCACAGACAATGATCATGTGGGGAGAAAAGCCATTGAGGATTCATTTGGAAGTGATTCTCCATTTGGTTTGTCCATGTGTCATACATTTGAGGATCCTAGATCAGGTCTTAGTTATGGTGGAATTAGAAAAGTTAAAGTCAGCCAGGTGAAGGACTGTGAGAATTTCATGTCAGTATCAATGGGACTTGCCTATAATGGCGATAATGGTACTGTGTCAACACCTCATGCTTATGGCAAGACAGATGACAATTCCATATCAATGGGCCTTTCATTTAATAGAGACAATGCAAATATTATATCCATTGCCGATGCCTATAATAGAGTAGATGACAATTTTATATCAATGGGCCAATCATATGTCAAAGGGGATGATAGCACCTTATCAATGGGTCACGTTCATAAGGGGAGTAATAATGCCATATCAATGAGTCAATCTTTCAGCAAGGGTGATGGCAATATCTCAACAATGGGTGAGACGTTCAATAGGCAAGATGACAATAATATACCAATGGGCAATTCCTTCAAGGACTCAATTTGTGAGCCTCTCAGCAAGGCTGACAACCTTTTCCCATCCATGGGTCAAACCTATAGGAAAGGTGACAGTAATTCTATGTCCCTGGGTAGCTTATACAACAAGCTAGAAGACAATGCCAAACCAATGGGCCACACTTTCGACAAAGTTGAAAACAGTGCTTTGTCAATAGGTCACTCTTTTGGTAAGGGAAACagtaatatcatttcttttgggggacaagatgatgatgatataaATTCTTCAGGAAGGCTTATATGCAGTTATGACTTGTTAATGGATCAATCTTCAACTCAAAGACCAGAAGCACTAAGTGaaaaatgttttgttgaatCAAATGTGAATGCCATTGTAAGTGCCACTAAGATAACTTCCTCCATGAGTGAAACCGTTTCTAAGGAGGATCAAAAAGCATCTAAAAAGGTTCATTCAAACAATTTCCCTTCAAATGTTAGAAGCTTGCTTTCAACTGGTATGCTGGATGGTGTGCCTGTGAAGTACATTGCATGGTCACGTGAG GAGCTTCGTGGCATCATAAAAGGTTCTGGTTATCTTTGTGGATGTCACTTGTGTAACTTTTCTAAG GCAATTAATGCATATGAGTTTGAACGCCATGCCTGTTGTAAAACAAAACACCCAAACAATCACATATACTTTGAGAATGGAAAGACCATTTATGGAATAGTTCAAGAACTGAGGAACACACCTCAAGATTTGTTGTTTGAAGTTATTCAGACAATTACCGGGTCATCCATTAACCAGAAAGCTTTCCGTCTATGGAAag aATCATTCCTAGCTGCTACTCGTGAACTACAGCGTATATATGGGAAGGATGAAGGCAAACAATTCTCCTAA
- the LOC127788407 gene encoding type I inositol polyphosphate 5-phosphatase 8 isoform X1, whose translation MRMERVKNSKSSWSKVVVRKWLNIKTGADEFNSDYGVRALVDGRCERRKSCSDKDSYVVVPEELSEGWLMQANGGIERPRSDAAGPPTVSDDLNLRMFVGTWNVGGKSPHAGLNLRDWLCKPAPADIYVIGLQEIVPLNAGNVLGAEDSGPAAKWLSLIRQSLNCNRNDPELSKYYGSAIDAELSLSPPQNEPQDHPPSLKPRPSFSDLLSLEDELKDEDFHRFLSLNSSLDSIQEGLPSPPRTNTSSRRHQYCLAASKQMVGIFLCVWVRSDLYRHINSLKVSCVGRGIMGYLGNKGSVSISMTLHQKTFCFVCTHLTSGEKEGDEVRRNSDVMEILRKTRFSCSCRVPGQRVPPESILDHDNVIWLGDLNYRLASGSGDTHELLKKNDWRALLEKDQLRIEQRAGRVFKGWEEGRIYFAPTYKYLANSDNYVVQTSTSKEKRRIPAWCDRILWKGEGLKQMLYVRGESKFSDHRPVYSFFSVQLVTPTKPTRMPAPPPVAACGVKVRAEELMLLSRAQSCIQNPPRFSVTARE comes from the exons ATGAGAATGGAGCGCGTGAAAAATTCGAAG TCTTCGTGGTCGAAGGTGGTGGTGAGAAAATGGCTGAATATAAAGACTGGTGCAGATGAGTTTAACTCCGACTACGGAGTAAGAG CTTTGGTAGATGGGAGATGTGAGAGAAGGAAGAGTTGCTCCGACAAGGACTCGTACGTCGTCGTGCCGGAGGAGCTTTCAG AAGGGTGGTTGATGCAAGCCAACGGTGGTATTGAACGGCCGAGATCCGACGCCGCCGGCCCTCCGACGGTCTCCGACGACCTCAACCTCAG GATGTTCGTGGGGACATGGAACGTGGGAGGAAAATCGCCACATGCAGGCTTGAATTTAAGAGACTGGCTATGTAAACCTGCACCTGCTGACATCTACGTTATTGG GCTCCAGGAAATCGTACCCCTAAACGCAGGAAACGTACTGGGGGCCGAGGACAGTGGTCCAGCTGCCAAGTGGCTCTCTCTTATTCGCCAGAGTTTGAACTGCAACAGAAATGACCCTGAATTGTCGAAATATTACGGCAGTGCCATCGACGCTGAGCTGAGCCTGTCACCACCTCAGAATGAGCCGCAAGACCATCCACCAAGCCTGAAACCGAGGCCGAGCTTCTCCGACTTGCTCTCACTGGAAGATGAACTCAAAGATGAAGATTTTCACAGGTTTCTGAGCTTAAATTCATCCTTGGATTCGATCCAAGAAGGATTGCCGAGCCCTCCTCGAACGAATACGAGTTCCCGGCGGCACCAGTACTGTTTGGCCGCCAGCAAGCAGATGGTTGGCATCTTCCTATGCGTATGGGTTCGATCTGATCTTTATCGGCACATTAACAGTTTGAAGGTCTCATGTGTAGGAAGAGGCATCATGGGATACCTTGGAAATAAG GGGTCGGTATCGATCAGCATGACATTGCACCAGAAAACATTTTGCTTTGTTTGCACCCACTTGACCTCTGGAGAGAAAGAGGGCGATGAGGTTCGAAGAAACTCAGATGTTATGGAGATCTTGAGGAAGACGAGGTTTTCTTGTTCGTGTAGAGTACCGGGGCAGCGAGTTCCCCCTGAAAGCATCTTGGATCATGA TAATGTTATTTGGCTTGGGGATCTAAATTACCGACTCGCTTCTGGTTCGGGTGACACTCATGAACTGTTAAAGAAGAATGATTGGCGAGCACTCCTGGAGAAAGACCAG TTGAGGATAGAGCAAAGAGCTGGCCGCGTATTTAAGGGATGGGAAGAAGGGCGGATATATTTTGCTCCAACATACAAATACCTTGCCAATTCTGACAATTATGTTGTCCAAACCTCCACGTCGAAAGAGAAGCGAAGAATCCCAGCTTG GTGTGACAGAATTCTGTGGAAAGGTGAAGGGCTGAAGCAAATGCTCTATGTGAGGGGAGAGTCCAAGTTCTCCGATCATAGACCAGTTTATTCCTTCTTCTCCGTCCAACTCGTTACACCCACCAAACCCACGAGAATGCCGGCGCCACCGCCGGTGGCGGCATGTGGTGTCAAAGTTCGAGCTGAAGAGCTGATGCTCCTCAGCAGGGCACAGAGCTGCATTCAGAACCCACCCAGGTTTTCAGTCACAGCCCGAGAGTGA
- the LOC127788407 gene encoding type I inositol polyphosphate 5-phosphatase 8 isoform X2, with translation MFVGTWNVGGKSPHAGLNLRDWLCKPAPADIYVIGLQEIVPLNAGNVLGAEDSGPAAKWLSLIRQSLNCNRNDPELSKYYGSAIDAELSLSPPQNEPQDHPPSLKPRPSFSDLLSLEDELKDEDFHRFLSLNSSLDSIQEGLPSPPRTNTSSRRHQYCLAASKQMVGIFLCVWVRSDLYRHINSLKVSCVGRGIMGYLGNKGSVSISMTLHQKTFCFVCTHLTSGEKEGDEVRRNSDVMEILRKTRFSCSCRVPGQRVPPESILDHDNVIWLGDLNYRLASGSGDTHELLKKNDWRALLEKDQLRIEQRAGRVFKGWEEGRIYFAPTYKYLANSDNYVVQTSTSKEKRRIPAWCDRILWKGEGLKQMLYVRGESKFSDHRPVYSFFSVQLVTPTKPTRMPAPPPVAACGVKVRAEELMLLSRAQSCIQNPPRFSVTARE, from the exons ATGTTCGTGGGGACATGGAACGTGGGAGGAAAATCGCCACATGCAGGCTTGAATTTAAGAGACTGGCTATGTAAACCTGCACCTGCTGACATCTACGTTATTGG GCTCCAGGAAATCGTACCCCTAAACGCAGGAAACGTACTGGGGGCCGAGGACAGTGGTCCAGCTGCCAAGTGGCTCTCTCTTATTCGCCAGAGTTTGAACTGCAACAGAAATGACCCTGAATTGTCGAAATATTACGGCAGTGCCATCGACGCTGAGCTGAGCCTGTCACCACCTCAGAATGAGCCGCAAGACCATCCACCAAGCCTGAAACCGAGGCCGAGCTTCTCCGACTTGCTCTCACTGGAAGATGAACTCAAAGATGAAGATTTTCACAGGTTTCTGAGCTTAAATTCATCCTTGGATTCGATCCAAGAAGGATTGCCGAGCCCTCCTCGAACGAATACGAGTTCCCGGCGGCACCAGTACTGTTTGGCCGCCAGCAAGCAGATGGTTGGCATCTTCCTATGCGTATGGGTTCGATCTGATCTTTATCGGCACATTAACAGTTTGAAGGTCTCATGTGTAGGAAGAGGCATCATGGGATACCTTGGAAATAAG GGGTCGGTATCGATCAGCATGACATTGCACCAGAAAACATTTTGCTTTGTTTGCACCCACTTGACCTCTGGAGAGAAAGAGGGCGATGAGGTTCGAAGAAACTCAGATGTTATGGAGATCTTGAGGAAGACGAGGTTTTCTTGTTCGTGTAGAGTACCGGGGCAGCGAGTTCCCCCTGAAAGCATCTTGGATCATGA TAATGTTATTTGGCTTGGGGATCTAAATTACCGACTCGCTTCTGGTTCGGGTGACACTCATGAACTGTTAAAGAAGAATGATTGGCGAGCACTCCTGGAGAAAGACCAG TTGAGGATAGAGCAAAGAGCTGGCCGCGTATTTAAGGGATGGGAAGAAGGGCGGATATATTTTGCTCCAACATACAAATACCTTGCCAATTCTGACAATTATGTTGTCCAAACCTCCACGTCGAAAGAGAAGCGAAGAATCCCAGCTTG GTGTGACAGAATTCTGTGGAAAGGTGAAGGGCTGAAGCAAATGCTCTATGTGAGGGGAGAGTCCAAGTTCTCCGATCATAGACCAGTTTATTCCTTCTTCTCCGTCCAACTCGTTACACCCACCAAACCCACGAGAATGCCGGCGCCACCGCCGGTGGCGGCATGTGGTGTCAAAGTTCGAGCTGAAGAGCTGATGCTCCTCAGCAGGGCACAGAGCTGCATTCAGAACCCACCCAGGTTTTCAGTCACAGCCCGAGAGTGA
- the LOC127788406 gene encoding uncharacterized protein LOC127788406 isoform X4 — translation MAKGTGCLNDGDMAYDNSSRIEPKRSHQWFMDGNETELFPNKKQAVEVPSHTSFSGFLNSNVSISPWGNTSGLNSTIGQVTERLFDPETARASNFDDGNIPSVGTDNDHVGRKAIEDSFGSDSPFGLSMCHTFEDPRSGLSYGGIRKVKVSQVKDCENFMSVSMGLAYNGDNGTVSTPHAYGKTDDNSISMGLSFNRDNANIISIADAYNRVDDNFISMGQSYVKGDDSTLSMGHVHKGSNNAISMSQSFSKGDGNISTMGETFNRQDDNNIPMGNSFKDSICEPLSKADNLFPSMGQTYRKGDSNSMSLGSLYNKLEDNAKPMGHTFDKVENSALSIGHSFGKGNSNIISFGGQDDDDINSSGRLICSYDLLMDQSSTQRPEALSEKCFVESNVNAIVSATKITSSMSETVSKEDQKASKKVHSNNFPSNVRSLLSTGMLDGVPVKYIAWSREKELRGIIKGSGYLCGCHLCNFSKAINAYEFERHACCKTKHPNNHIYFENGKTIYGIVQELRNTPQDLLFEVIQTITGSSINQKAFRLWKESFLAATRELQRIYGKDEGKQFS, via the exons ATGGCAAAGGGCACTGGGTGCTTAAATGATGGTGACATGGCCTATGATAACTCCTCCAGAATTGAGCCGAAGCGTTCTCATCAGTGGTTTATGGATGGAAATGAGACTGAGCTATTTCCAAACAAGAAACAAGCTGTGGAAGTTCCAAGCCACACTTCATTCTCTGGATTTCTAAATTCAAATGTTTCTATTTCTCCATGGGGAAATACTTCTGGTTTAAACTCTACCATTGGCCAAGTAACTGAACGTTTATTTGACCCTGAAACTGCTAGGGCCAGCAATTTTGATGATGGCAATATTCCATCAGTTGGCACAGACAATGATCATGTGGGGAGAAAAGCCATTGAGGATTCATTTGGAAGTGATTCTCCATTTGGTTTGTCCATGTGTCATACATTTGAGGATCCTAGATCAGGTCTTAGTTATGGTGGAATTAGAAAAGTTAAAGTCAGCCAGGTGAAGGACTGTGAGAATTTCATGTCAGTATCAATGGGACTTGCCTATAATGGCGATAATGGTACTGTGTCAACACCTCATGCTTATGGCAAGACAGATGACAATTCCATATCAATGGGCCTTTCATTTAATAGAGACAATGCAAATATTATATCCATTGCCGATGCCTATAATAGAGTAGATGACAATTTTATATCAATGGGCCAATCATATGTCAAAGGGGATGATAGCACCTTATCAATGGGTCACGTTCATAAGGGGAGTAATAATGCCATATCAATGAGTCAATCTTTCAGCAAGGGTGATGGCAATATCTCAACAATGGGTGAGACGTTCAATAGGCAAGATGACAATAATATACCAATGGGCAATTCCTTCAAGGACTCAATTTGTGAGCCTCTCAGCAAGGCTGACAACCTTTTCCCATCCATGGGTCAAACCTATAGGAAAGGTGACAGTAATTCTATGTCCCTGGGTAGCTTATACAACAAGCTAGAAGACAATGCCAAACCAATGGGCCACACTTTCGACAAAGTTGAAAACAGTGCTTTGTCAATAGGTCACTCTTTTGGTAAGGGAAACagtaatatcatttcttttgggggacaagatgatgatgatataaATTCTTCAGGAAGGCTTATATGCAGTTATGACTTGTTAATGGATCAATCTTCAACTCAAAGACCAGAAGCACTAAGTGaaaaatgttttgttgaatCAAATGTGAATGCCATTGTAAGTGCCACTAAGATAACTTCCTCCATGAGTGAAACCGTTTCTAAGGAGGATCAAAAAGCATCTAAAAAGGTTCATTCAAACAATTTCCCTTCAAATGTTAGAAGCTTGCTTTCAACTGGTATGCTGGATGGTGTGCCTGTGAAGTACATTGCATGGTCACGTGAG AAGGAGCTTCGTGGCATCATAAAAGGTTCTGGTTATCTTTGTGGATGTCACTTGTGTAACTTTTCTAAG GCAATTAATGCATATGAGTTTGAACGCCATGCCTGTTGTAAAACAAAACACCCAAACAATCACATATACTTTGAGAATGGAAAGACCATTTATGGAATAGTTCAAGAACTGAGGAACACACCTCAAGATTTGTTGTTTGAAGTTATTCAGACAATTACCGGGTCATCCATTAACCAGAAAGCTTTCCGTCTATGGAAag aATCATTCCTAGCTGCTACTCGTGAACTACAGCGTATATATGGGAAGGATGAAGGCAAACAATTCTCCTAA
- the LOC127788406 gene encoding uncharacterized protein LOC127788406 isoform X1 — protein sequence MSFQNTGFWMAKGTGCLNDGDMAYDNSSRIEPKRSHQWFMDGNETELFPNKKQAVEVPSHTSFSGFLNSNVSISPWGNTSGLNSTIGQVTERLFDPETARASNFDDGNIPSVGTDNDHVGRKAIEDSFGSDSPFGLSMCHTFEDPRSGLSYGGIRKVKVSQVKDCENFMSVSMGLAYNGDNGTVSTPHAYGKTDDNSISMGLSFNRDNANIISIADAYNRVDDNFISMGQSYVKGDDSTLSMGHVHKGSNNAISMSQSFSKGDGNISTMGETFNRQDDNNIPMGNSFKDSICEPLSKADNLFPSMGQTYRKGDSNSMSLGSLYNKLEDNAKPMGHTFDKVENSALSIGHSFGKGNSNIISFGGQDDDDINSSGRLICSYDLLMDQSSTQRPEALSEKCFVESNVNAIVSATKITSSMSETVSKEDQKASKKVHSNNFPSNVRSLLSTGMLDGVPVKYIAWSREKELRGIIKGSGYLCGCHLCNFSKAINAYEFERHACCKTKHPNNHIYFENGKTIYGIVQELRNTPQDLLFEVIQTITGSSINQKAFRLWKESFLAATRELQRIYGKDEGKQFS from the exons ATG TCTTTCCAGAACACAGGCTTTTGGATGGCAAAGGGCACTGGGTGCTTAAATGATGGTGACATGGCCTATGATAACTCCTCCAGAATTGAGCCGAAGCGTTCTCATCAGTGGTTTATGGATGGAAATGAGACTGAGCTATTTCCAAACAAGAAACAAGCTGTGGAAGTTCCAAGCCACACTTCATTCTCTGGATTTCTAAATTCAAATGTTTCTATTTCTCCATGGGGAAATACTTCTGGTTTAAACTCTACCATTGGCCAAGTAACTGAACGTTTATTTGACCCTGAAACTGCTAGGGCCAGCAATTTTGATGATGGCAATATTCCATCAGTTGGCACAGACAATGATCATGTGGGGAGAAAAGCCATTGAGGATTCATTTGGAAGTGATTCTCCATTTGGTTTGTCCATGTGTCATACATTTGAGGATCCTAGATCAGGTCTTAGTTATGGTGGAATTAGAAAAGTTAAAGTCAGCCAGGTGAAGGACTGTGAGAATTTCATGTCAGTATCAATGGGACTTGCCTATAATGGCGATAATGGTACTGTGTCAACACCTCATGCTTATGGCAAGACAGATGACAATTCCATATCAATGGGCCTTTCATTTAATAGAGACAATGCAAATATTATATCCATTGCCGATGCCTATAATAGAGTAGATGACAATTTTATATCAATGGGCCAATCATATGTCAAAGGGGATGATAGCACCTTATCAATGGGTCACGTTCATAAGGGGAGTAATAATGCCATATCAATGAGTCAATCTTTCAGCAAGGGTGATGGCAATATCTCAACAATGGGTGAGACGTTCAATAGGCAAGATGACAATAATATACCAATGGGCAATTCCTTCAAGGACTCAATTTGTGAGCCTCTCAGCAAGGCTGACAACCTTTTCCCATCCATGGGTCAAACCTATAGGAAAGGTGACAGTAATTCTATGTCCCTGGGTAGCTTATACAACAAGCTAGAAGACAATGCCAAACCAATGGGCCACACTTTCGACAAAGTTGAAAACAGTGCTTTGTCAATAGGTCACTCTTTTGGTAAGGGAAACagtaatatcatttcttttgggggacaagatgatgatgatataaATTCTTCAGGAAGGCTTATATGCAGTTATGACTTGTTAATGGATCAATCTTCAACTCAAAGACCAGAAGCACTAAGTGaaaaatgttttgttgaatCAAATGTGAATGCCATTGTAAGTGCCACTAAGATAACTTCCTCCATGAGTGAAACCGTTTCTAAGGAGGATCAAAAAGCATCTAAAAAGGTTCATTCAAACAATTTCCCTTCAAATGTTAGAAGCTTGCTTTCAACTGGTATGCTGGATGGTGTGCCTGTGAAGTACATTGCATGGTCACGTGAG AAGGAGCTTCGTGGCATCATAAAAGGTTCTGGTTATCTTTGTGGATGTCACTTGTGTAACTTTTCTAAG GCAATTAATGCATATGAGTTTGAACGCCATGCCTGTTGTAAAACAAAACACCCAAACAATCACATATACTTTGAGAATGGAAAGACCATTTATGGAATAGTTCAAGAACTGAGGAACACACCTCAAGATTTGTTGTTTGAAGTTATTCAGACAATTACCGGGTCATCCATTAACCAGAAAGCTTTCCGTCTATGGAAag aATCATTCCTAGCTGCTACTCGTGAACTACAGCGTATATATGGGAAGGATGAAGGCAAACAATTCTCCTAA
- the LOC127788406 gene encoding uncharacterized protein LOC127788406 isoform X3 → MNTGFWMAKGTGCLNDGDMAYDNSSRIEPKRSHQWFMDGNETELFPNKKQAVEVPSHTSFSGFLNSNVSISPWGNTSGLNSTIGQVTERLFDPETARASNFDDGNIPSVGTDNDHVGRKAIEDSFGSDSPFGLSMCHTFEDPRSGLSYGGIRKVKVSQVKDCENFMSVSMGLAYNGDNGTVSTPHAYGKTDDNSISMGLSFNRDNANIISIADAYNRVDDNFISMGQSYVKGDDSTLSMGHVHKGSNNAISMSQSFSKGDGNISTMGETFNRQDDNNIPMGNSFKDSICEPLSKADNLFPSMGQTYRKGDSNSMSLGSLYNKLEDNAKPMGHTFDKVENSALSIGHSFGKGNSNIISFGGQDDDDINSSGRLICSYDLLMDQSSTQRPEALSEKCFVESNVNAIVSATKITSSMSETVSKEDQKASKKVHSNNFPSNVRSLLSTGMLDGVPVKYIAWSREKELRGIIKGSGYLCGCHLCNFSKAINAYEFERHACCKTKHPNNHIYFENGKTIYGIVQELRNTPQDLLFEVIQTITGSSINQKAFRLWKESFLAATRELQRIYGKDEGKQFS, encoded by the exons ATG AACACAGGCTTTTGGATGGCAAAGGGCACTGGGTGCTTAAATGATGGTGACATGGCCTATGATAACTCCTCCAGAATTGAGCCGAAGCGTTCTCATCAGTGGTTTATGGATGGAAATGAGACTGAGCTATTTCCAAACAAGAAACAAGCTGTGGAAGTTCCAAGCCACACTTCATTCTCTGGATTTCTAAATTCAAATGTTTCTATTTCTCCATGGGGAAATACTTCTGGTTTAAACTCTACCATTGGCCAAGTAACTGAACGTTTATTTGACCCTGAAACTGCTAGGGCCAGCAATTTTGATGATGGCAATATTCCATCAGTTGGCACAGACAATGATCATGTGGGGAGAAAAGCCATTGAGGATTCATTTGGAAGTGATTCTCCATTTGGTTTGTCCATGTGTCATACATTTGAGGATCCTAGATCAGGTCTTAGTTATGGTGGAATTAGAAAAGTTAAAGTCAGCCAGGTGAAGGACTGTGAGAATTTCATGTCAGTATCAATGGGACTTGCCTATAATGGCGATAATGGTACTGTGTCAACACCTCATGCTTATGGCAAGACAGATGACAATTCCATATCAATGGGCCTTTCATTTAATAGAGACAATGCAAATATTATATCCATTGCCGATGCCTATAATAGAGTAGATGACAATTTTATATCAATGGGCCAATCATATGTCAAAGGGGATGATAGCACCTTATCAATGGGTCACGTTCATAAGGGGAGTAATAATGCCATATCAATGAGTCAATCTTTCAGCAAGGGTGATGGCAATATCTCAACAATGGGTGAGACGTTCAATAGGCAAGATGACAATAATATACCAATGGGCAATTCCTTCAAGGACTCAATTTGTGAGCCTCTCAGCAAGGCTGACAACCTTTTCCCATCCATGGGTCAAACCTATAGGAAAGGTGACAGTAATTCTATGTCCCTGGGTAGCTTATACAACAAGCTAGAAGACAATGCCAAACCAATGGGCCACACTTTCGACAAAGTTGAAAACAGTGCTTTGTCAATAGGTCACTCTTTTGGTAAGGGAAACagtaatatcatttcttttgggggacaagatgatgatgatataaATTCTTCAGGAAGGCTTATATGCAGTTATGACTTGTTAATGGATCAATCTTCAACTCAAAGACCAGAAGCACTAAGTGaaaaatgttttgttgaatCAAATGTGAATGCCATTGTAAGTGCCACTAAGATAACTTCCTCCATGAGTGAAACCGTTTCTAAGGAGGATCAAAAAGCATCTAAAAAGGTTCATTCAAACAATTTCCCTTCAAATGTTAGAAGCTTGCTTTCAACTGGTATGCTGGATGGTGTGCCTGTGAAGTACATTGCATGGTCACGTGAG AAGGAGCTTCGTGGCATCATAAAAGGTTCTGGTTATCTTTGTGGATGTCACTTGTGTAACTTTTCTAAG GCAATTAATGCATATGAGTTTGAACGCCATGCCTGTTGTAAAACAAAACACCCAAACAATCACATATACTTTGAGAATGGAAAGACCATTTATGGAATAGTTCAAGAACTGAGGAACACACCTCAAGATTTGTTGTTTGAAGTTATTCAGACAATTACCGGGTCATCCATTAACCAGAAAGCTTTCCGTCTATGGAAag aATCATTCCTAGCTGCTACTCGTGAACTACAGCGTATATATGGGAAGGATGAAGGCAAACAATTCTCCTAA